The genomic interval CTCGAAAATCACGTAGGCGGCGCCATCGAGAGGTCGAATGCGCGTCTCGAAATAGCGCCAGCCGCCGTTAACATTGGAGTCGTAGCTCAGGTTGGTGTCGTTCCAGAGGAGCGAGCGGGCCTGCGTGGGATCGAGAGGCCAATAGAGGAGCTGCTGCTGCGCGTCGAAATAATTGGCTCGGCCGTCGAAGGGTTGCTCACAGGAAGTGTAGCTGGCCTTCGCCCAGCCCGAGGCCCGATAGATCTTGCCTCCCTCGATGGGAAGAAGGGGGCTGTAGACCGGGGCCCCCGCCCCGCCTCCCGGTCCTCCCGAGACGATCTTGAGCGCGCAAGCGCTGTTGCGACCCACGCCGCCGCATTCGCGTGAGACGTTGGAATTAGGCGAGGACCATTGGTCGGGAAGGGGTGGAATACCGGCCGTCTCGAACCCGGGGTTGGGCAGGAGGTTCGTTCCCGCGTCCGTGCCGTTGATCGCCGTCCAGCAATGACCCCATCCCGCAGGGCAGCTCGGGTTGCTCTTGTAGACGCCCCCGTTCCAGGTCTCGATCCGCGACCAGCCCGTGCCGTCCTTGGTCCTTCGGGTGCCCAGAGTCATGTAGGTGACCGCACTGGCCGGGTGAACCACCATGTCGTTGCAATCGTCGTAGGGCAGGTCGGTCGTCACACTCGTCCAGTTCGAGCCGTTCCAGCTGCCGTTGTAAGTGCTCTCGAAAAGACCCCAGCGGGTGCAGGCAATCATGTGGCTCGAGTTGCCCGGGTCGAACACCAGCTGGACGCGAGCACCATTATCGAAGCAACACGTAGCCGCGGTATCTCCGCAATCCGGAGTGCATGTGGCACCCGGAATTTCCGAGCTTTCGATGGCGCAGGTGCTCTCCAGTCCGCAAGCACTGCGATAGATGGTGGGCGGCTTCACGAGATAGACAATGTCATGGTTCGCGGGATCGATGGCCCCGCTCAGCCAGCTATTGGGCAAGTGCGGAGTGACCTTCTCGGTCCAGGTATCTCCTGCGTCCATGCTCTTCATGGTGTCCATATAGACGGTGGTGCCGTTCGGATCCCAGACGAATCCCTGGACTCCGTAGGCGGCATGGCGGTTGGGATCAGTCAAGGCATTGTTCCGCATCTTCCACGTCAAACCTCCATCCGTGGACCGGAAGATGCCGCCCACGTCCGAGCCCATCAGAACGATGTCCGGATTGGTCGGGCTCACGGCGACGGAGAACATGTTGCCTCCGCCTCCGCGCCCTCGGGTCTTCCATTTGACGGCGTCGGAGGCACCGGCGCCGGGAGGAAGCAATACGGCGAGAAGGACCACCACAGCGGCAAGCAGAGACACCCGGAATCTGAAGTACTTCATCGGGACCTCCACAGATGTTGACTGGGGGGTGAAATGGAATGGGGCGACGAGCGAACGGGATCGGGATGAAGGAGCGCAAGGACAGGGAGTGCCTGCATAAAGCTCCCTATCCCCTCTCCCCCATGCGAGGGGTGGAACTTCAGTTTTTCGGGACGGTGGACGCTACATCTCGCCGTCGTCGGGTGTCAAGGAATTGTTTGGGGTCCAATTAATGCCTGGGAAGCCTGGTGGCCGAACGAAGCTTTCGTTGGTAGGGTGAGAGCACGAGACTGGCCGGCTGCAGACCGGCCTCACCGGTGAGGATGGAATGAGAGTCCTGCTGCATTGGCTGTTGAGCGCGCTGGCGATGCTGCTGGTGGCGCACTTCGTGCCGGGATTCGTGGTGACGGGATTCGTTCCCGCGCTGTTCGCGGCGCTGATCTATGGGCTCATCAATGCCACGCTCGGCCTGATCCTGAAGATCCTCACCTTCCCGCTTTCGATCGTGACCTTCGGGCTTTTCCTGCTGGTGATCAATGCGCTGATGCTGCAGTTTGCGGCGGCAATTCTGCCCGGTATCGCTGTGCAAGGTTTCCTGCCGGCGTTCCTGGCGGCGCTCCTGCTGGCGATTCTCGGGATGATCATCCGCGGCGTGCTGCGCCACGACCGCCGCGAGCCGATTGAGCGCTGACACAGCTTTTGGCGACGGGCGCAGAAACGGTTCCTGCCCTCCCGAGACCCTCCCGTCTTGCTCCGGGGATCAATATGATGGCCCCCGCCTATGGGGTTGCACCATTTCCACCCTCGCCAAATTCCTGCGGCCAACACCGTAAGTCATGCGTTCTTGACATCTTGCGACACTATTTCGTCAGCTGAATCGGCGAACCTATCGGCGACACCGCGTATGCCGGGGTCGACTGGGATTTCACCATTCAGTCATGGCTTGCCTGGCCGAATGGTGGTACGTTTCCAATAACTTTTCCCACACGTCCATCGCAGGTTTTCGAGCTCCGGCTTCCCGGCAACAGGCGCTCGAGAGGGGGTTTCGATGAGACACCGACTGAGCTTCGCGCTGGCCCTGGCATCCATCCTGGTCTTTGCGGCGTCCGCATCGCAGGCGAGAGAGCTTTCCTTTCAAGAGCGGGTCAAGGCCCAGGAAGCGATCGAGAGGGTCTACTTCTCACACCAGATCGGGACGAAAACAGCTTTCGATCAGGCGGTGCCGAAAGAGCTCCTTGAAAACAAGGTTCAAACCTACCTGAAGCAATCGGTGGCGTTGGAAAGGATCTGGCATTCGCCGGTGACGGCCGAGGCGCTCAGCGCCGAGCTGGACCGGATCGCCCGCAACACGCGCTTCCCCGACCGGCTCCAGGAGATCTACGCGGCGCTGGGGAACGATCCCTTCCTCATTCAGGAGTGCTTCGCCCGGCCGGCGCTCGTGGATCGACTCACGCGCAGCTTCTTCGCGGCGGATGAAGGCATCCATCCGGCATCCGACGGTTTCGATCCCCAGGAAGCGCGCCCGGTAGCCTCGAGCGCGGCCTCACTTCCCCAGCCTTCGGTGGAAGCGAGCACCACCAGCTGCGATCCCGACGACGCCTGGGTCAATGGGAGCCTGGACGATTTTCCCGACGCCAGGAGCCAGAACACCGCGGTCTGGACAGGAAGTTTGATGCTGATCTGGGGAGGGGTTTCCACGGCCCAGAGTACGTCTCAAAGCGTCCTGGGGCATCAAGGGTGGCGGTACGATCCGCTGATCGATTCCTGGAGCCGGATGTCGCTGGTCAATGCGCCGCAGGATCGCAGGGGGCACACGGCCATTTGGACCGGAAACGTCATGGTCGTCTGGGGCGGAATTGCCGGAAGTGTGGTGAATACGGGAGGCCGATACGACCCTGTCGCCGATTCGTGGTCGCCGACTTCGCTGGCGGGCGCCCCCTCGGCACGGTCGGGACACAGCGCGGTCTGGTCCGGCAGCCGGATGATCGTCTACGGCGGCACCGCGCCGAGCGGCTCTCCTTCTCCCAACTTCTTCAGCACCGGCGGACGCTACGATCCCGTGACCGACACCTGGACGCCCACCTCGGTGCCCACTTTCTTCCATCCGGATCGCGCCGGCCACACGGCGGTCTGGACCGGCACGGAGATGATCGTCTGGGGAGGCTACTACATTCCGCCCAACGTACCGCAGGGAATCTTCGGCCTCAATTCGGGAGGCCGCTACAACCCCGCCACGGATACCTGGATTGATACACCGCCGGTCTCGTTCGCTCAATCGGAGCGTGCCCACCACTCAGCCGTCTGGACCGGCAGCGAGATGATCATCTGGGGCGGCGTGTTCTATTCCTTCGATCCGTTTCGTGCACAGACGACTCTCATCGACCT from Candidatus Polarisedimenticolia bacterium carries:
- a CDS encoding phage holin family protein — encoded protein: MRVLLHWLLSALAMLLVAHFVPGFVVTGFVPALFAALIYGLINATLGLILKILTFPLSIVTFGLFLLVINALMLQFAAAILPGIAVQGFLPAFLAALLLAILGMIIRGVLRHDRREPIER